Part of the Solwaraspora sp. WMMA2065 genome is shown below.
GTCTCCAACCCGGGCGCGCAGATCAGGTGAGCACCCCAGGGCGGGCGCCGGGCGGCGGCCCGGATCACCCCGATTCCGCAGTCTGCGGCGGCCAGGGCGACGTCGTTACGGGCGGCGATCAGGGTGACCCCGTGACCGGCCTGCTGCAACGTCCGTACGGAGGCGGCCAGTTTCGATCCCCCGGCCACCGTCCCCGCCGCCTGGCAGCGGCTGGCGAGCATGCTGCCGGTCGGGCCGGTCGCCGGACTGCGGCCGGCCCGGCTGCGGCCCGCGATGAGCAGCTGGCCTACCCGGCGGGCTGCCGTGGTGAGCGCCTCCGCCAGCGGGTCCAGCTCGGCCTCGGCGCGTACCAGGGCCATCGGCTCTCCGTGGTGGGTGAGCACCAGCAGGTCGCCGCCAGGAGTCCCGGCCCGGGCGCCGTTCGGCGGAGCACTGCTGCCGAGCCGGTCCAGCAGGTCGGCTGGCAACGCATGGGTGAGCCGGTGCGGGGCAGTCAACGCCCAGCCGTCGGTGGCTTCGCCGGCGTCTGCTCTGCCGGGGGGCGGCTGGGGCTGGTCGCGGCCGTCCCCCGGGTCGGTGGCGGGATCGACCAGTCGGGCCGCGACCCGGCGGGCCTGCTCCTCTGTTGCGCTGATCGGGACCACCGCGGTGACCAGGGTGCGGCCGGTGAGTAGAACCGAGGCGTCGACGATCACCGTGTCGACCCGGTCCAGCCGGCGCAGCGCGGCGGCTTCCCGCACCACCACGCCCCGCCGGGCGAGGATCCGGCCGAGCTCCCCGCAGTAGGCGTCGCGGCCGGTCCGGGCGCTGCGCGGGGACGCGACCGCGGTGACTCGGGCGGCACGCTGCCGGCCGCCCGGCAGCATGGTGAGCATTCCGGCGGCGACCAGGGTCAGCGTGCTCATCCGTTGGGCGTACCGCTCGATCGGGCCGTCCGGCAACGGTCGAGGGCGGTCCGGCGCCGGCAGCGCCGGTGCGCGACTGCTGTCCGGGTCGGGATGCAGTTCGTGGGCCCGGGCGGCCCACACCTTGTGGTAGGCGGAATCCTCGGCGATCAGCGCGACCCGCAGTACGGCGTCGGTGAGGCTGGTCAGCGGGCGTTGTGAGGCCGCTGCCACGGCGGTGCTGAACAACGCCTGACCGAGGTCGGCGCCGACCGGGCCGAGAGTACGGCGCAACCAGGAACGCAGCTGCGGCACGTGCTCGAAGGCGGCGGGCAGTGCGGCGAGTTCGTTGGGTAGTGCGGGCAGCCGGAGTACCTTGCCTACAGCTCCGACACCGGCGCCGATCAGATCACCGGCCAGTGACACGGCGTTACCGAGGCCGGCGTCGACGTGGGTGGTGCCGGTCGCTCGCGGGGCGAGGCGCCGCTCCGCGTCGGCGAGCGCGGCGACGAGCCGGGAGTTGCCGAGCACCTCCGGGTCGAACCGGATCACCATCCGGCCCAGCGCGCCGTTCCAGGCCGCCCAGTGCACCCCGTCGACCTCGTGCAGAGCCTGCTCCAGCCGCTGCACGTCGGCGATCGCCCGACCATGGTCGTCCGTGCTGACCTCGAGATGGGCGTGGCCGTCGTAGGCCCAGGCGTGCCGGGCGTGGGCCATCCGGCGGTGCCGTACCGAGCTGATAGTGGCTGCCGGACGCTCCAGCACGGGCGTCACCTCCCTGGCGTCGGTCCGCCCCGGGGGATGACGGTCTGTGATGGCTCTCGTCTCCTCACCGTAGAGCCGGGCGATGCGTAGCTGAGCAGGTTTCCTGTTTTCGGGGCCGGTGGCGGTCCGGAAGTGAGGTCGATTGCTCACTTCAAGTAGTTGTCTCGTCGCTCTATGCTTGAGGTGGCCGCTGCGGTCGTCGATCGGCCGTTCGCGGCGCTGGTGGGAGGGGACCGCCGTGACGCAGCCGGATGACTGGGACAGCCGTACGCTGATCGCGCTCGCCGGCCGCCCCCGGGCCGCCCCCGGGCTCGCTGCGGTGCTGCGCGAGGTGGCCTTCCGGTACGGTGACCGGCTCGGCGACGCCGAGCGTGCCGACCGCGACGGCGAACCGCAGTGGCACCACCGGGTCCGGCAGGCGTTGGACCGGCTGCGCGCCGCCAACCTGGTCACCGGTGGCCGGACCTGGTCGTTGACCGACGCCGGTCGGGCGCGGGCTACGCTGCTGGCCGGCCACCGGGCATCGGCTGTGCCGGCACCCGACGGGCCGCCCGCCACCGTCGGCAACGGCGCGCCCGGTCCGGACAGTCCAGCACCGCTCGCCGCGCCCGGGGTGATCACCGATCCGTTGCGGGCGGTAACCGGGCGGCAGCGCCTCGGCTTCCCACTCGGCCCGGACGAGCCGGTGCCGGTGCTGGTCGCGGTCAACCTGCACTTCGCTGGCGGACCGCAGCGCGCCACCGAGCAGTTGGCCGGACTCTGGTTCCGGGTCACCGCGGGTCGGCACCCCCGGCCACTGGCCGGCGAGTACGTCGTCGGTGAACTCAGCGTCAACCAGATGAAGCGGCTGGTAGCGGCGGACACCGTGATCGGCGATCCGCATCAGCGCAGCGTGCACCGGATCTGGCCGGACTTCCCGGTCCGGCCTCAGATCGACGTCTCGGCGGCCACCATCAAGGCGGACGCGGCCCGGCGGACCTTCAACGCCACCGGCGAACGGATCGTCTGGGCGGTGGTCGACTCGGGCATCGACGCGCGGCACCCGCACTTCGCCAGCTACGCGACGCTCAGCGCACCCGAGGTTCGCGACCTGCACCGCAGCTTCCCGCCCGGGGCGCGGCCCCGGTCACATGACGCGCTGACCGACGACAGCGGCCACGGTACCCACGTCGCGGGGATCATCGCCGGCGGCGTGGACGACTGGGTGCGTCGGCATCCGCAGCGGACGGTACGGGTGATCGAGCACCGCTACGACATCGACGATCCGGCCGTCCCGGTCCCGGTGTCACGCCCGGTGGTCGATCCGGCCTCGATGGTGGGTGTCGCGCCGCTGGCCAGGTTGGTCAGCCTGAAGGTGCTGCACGGCGGGGGTGATCTCACCGAACGGGTGTCCCGGGTGATCGCCGCGCTGGCCTACGTGCGCGAGGTCAACGCGCGCAGCGACCGGGTGATGCGCATCCACGGGGTCAACCTCAGCGTCGGGTACGAGTTCGATCCGGAGTGGTTCGCATGTGGCCAGTCCCCACTCTGCCGCGAGGTGGACAAACTGGTCCGGTCCGGGGTGGTCGTGGTGACCGCCGCCGGGAACTCCGGGTACGGCGCGGTGGGCGCGCCGTTCGGCGTACCGTCGCAATTCACGCTGGGCGCGACGATCAACGATCCGGGCAACGCCGAACGCGCGATCACGGTCGGGTCGACGCACCGCGACATGCCGCACACCTACGGGGTGTCCTACTTCTCCTCGAAGGGGCCGACCGGCGACGGCCGCCGTAAGCCCGACCTGGTCGCTCCCGGCGAGCGGATCGTCTCCTGCGCGGCGGGTGCCCGGCTGGCCACCACCCAGGCCGGCGGCCCGGACCCGCGCACGGCGGTCTACCTGGAGGAGTCCGGTACGAGTGTGGCGGCACCACATGTTTCCGGTGCGGTCGCTGCGTTCCTGTCGGTGCGTCGTGAGTTCATCGGCCAGCCTGAGCGGATCAAGCAGATCCTGCTCGACACCGCCGTGCCGCTCGGCCGCGACCGGCGCTACCAGGGCCACGGGCTGGTGGACCTGATGCGGGCACTGCAGTCGGTGTGACCACCGGTTGCGGCGGGAGGGGCCCGATGATGGACCGACGGATCGGCGGTCTTCCATGGTGGGAGCTGCGCTTCGACGCCGGAGGGGATCCGGACCCGGTGTCGGTGGCCGCGCTGCTGTCCGGTGCCCGCGCCCGTGGCGTCACCGATCTGGTGGTGCTCGCGCACGGCTGGAACAACGATCGGGATGTCGCTTACGCGCTCTACGCCGCCTTCTTCAACCTGCTCGCCGGCCAGGCCCGGCGGGCGGGACCGTGGGCCGAGAGTCTGGGGCTGGTCGGCGTGCACTGGCCGGCGCGCCGGTGGCCCGACGAGCCGGCACCGGACTTCGAGCCGGTCGGCGCGACCTGGCCCGGTCCCGGCCCGGCCGGGCTCGCCGGTGCCCGTGCCGGGGCAGGTCCGGTCGGCCGTCGCGGCACGGGCCGTCCCCGATCGGCGGTTCTGGACGACGAGACGCTGAACGTGCTGCGGGCCACCTTCCCTGCTGGCGCGCCGGCCCTGGACCGGATGGCGCACCTGCTGCGCACCTCGCCTACCCAGGCCCGGGTGCGGGCCTTCGCCAACGAACTCCGCCAGTTCGCGACGGTGACCGACGACGGTTGCGGCGACGACGGTTGCGGCGACGACGGCGACGCGGTACCGACCAGCCCGGTCCGGGCGAGGGCCGGGAGACCTGTGGACGGTCCGGCTCCGGCCGGACCCGCATCGGCGCTGCCCGCGATGCTCGACGTGGACCCGGTCACCTTGTACGCCCGCTTCCTCGACGAGCTGCGGCGCTGCCACACCCCACTGGACGCGGCGGTCGGCGGCGCGGCCGGGCTGGTGGACCCGCTGCGCGGAATCTGGTACGGGGCCAAGGAGGCGCTGCGGCAACTGACCTACTGGCAGATGAAGGGCCGGGCCGGCCGGATCGGGCGGGCCGGCCTGGGGCCGGTGCTGACCCGGCTCGCCACGATGGCGCCGTCCGTGCGGATCCACCTGGTCGGGCACAGCTTCGGGGCTCGGCTGGTCAGCTTCGCCGCCGACGCGGCGCAGCCGGCAGCCGGCGGAGCGGTTCGCCCGGTACGGTCGTTGACCCTGCTGCAAGGGGCGTTCTCCAGGTTCGCCTTCGCCCCGGCGCTGCCGTTCGATCCGGTCCGGTCCGGTGCTCTGGCCGGGCTGCCGGCCCGGATCGACGGGCCGGTCTCGGTCTGCTTCTCGACCAACGACTCGGCCCTGGGCGTGTTCTATCCGCTCGCCTCGCTGGCCGCTGGGGACGACGCCGCAGCGACCCCGGCGCTCGCCGAGCGGTGGGGGGCACTCGGCTTCCACGGTGCCACCGCCGTCGGTGCCCGGTCGTTGCCACTGGCGGCAACAGGCCACGGCGGTTACCGACTGGAGCATCGCCGGGTCCACAACGTGAACGCCACCGCCGTCGTGCGCCGCGGAGGGCCACCGGCCGGCGCGCACAGCGACATCGTCCATCCGGAACTCACCTGGCTGGTCCTGGTGGCCGGCGGACTGGTGCCGCCGCCGGCCGGGGCCTGACCCGGCCGGCGACTAGTCGAAGAACCGGGCGAGGTGGCCGGGTGACGGCTCGGGATCGTTCGGACGGGCGGCGACCAGGTCGGCGAAGACTGTGGCCCCGTCGCAGGAGGCGTGCTGGGGATACCAGCGTCCGGCGGCCCCGGGCTGCTGACAGATGCCCTTGATCGTCTGCAGGTCGAAGAACCGCAGGTGGGTCGGGTCCGCGACCGCGTTGACATGCCGCCACCACGGGGAGAGCACATGCAGCACACCGCCGGGCCGCAGCACCCGGTGGCACTCGTCTATCAGGCGCAGGTAGTCGGTCAGGTGCTCCAGCACGTGCACCGCGAAGATCTGATCCGCCGCGTCGTCGCGCATCGGCAGGCCGTCACGCAGATCGGCGACGACCGCCACCGCCTTGCCCGGTCGCTGGTCCAGGCCGATGTTGCCGGGGTACTGCGGGCCGTCGCCGCAGCCGATGTCGAGGATCACCGGCTCGGCGCCGGCGATCCGGACGCGGTCCCAGACCCCGTGCACCCCCGCCAACCGTCCGATCGCCTCGCGGACCCGCCGCAGTGCCGCCTCGTCGGCGACGTCGCCCGTCACATGCGCGACGCCGCCGTCGAACCGGACCTCGACGTCGAGGTCGCGCAGTCGGGGATCGGCGGCCAGCAGATCGCTGGCGGTGGTGGTCAGGTAACCGTCGTGCAACCGGTGCCGGGTACTGGAGAACTCCGCGTAGAACACCCGACGCCGGTACCCGGCGTCAACCGGACGAAACGCGGTACGTGCACACCGTCCGTCGTGGGTCGGGGGTTCAGCCGGGTGGGCCGATCTCGGCCAGCAACTGCTCGGCGTTGACGAACCGTTCGGCGGGCAGCGCCCGTAGCGCCTGCAGCAACGCGGTGTCCGCGCCGAGTTCCTGTGCCCGCCGGACCAAGTCCTCACGGGAGAGCGGGAAGTCCAGGCCGTCGACGTAGTCGGGGAGCCGCGGTGCGTCGGTCATGGCGGCAGCGGTACCCGGCCCCGGGCCGGTCTACGCCTTCCCGGCGGGCGTCAGATGACCCACGTCCGGTCGCACGCCCGGCCGTCACCCACCCGAGCTCACTCCGCCCGGGTGACGCGGCGTCATCCGGGCGGCTGCCACGATCACGACAGCTCAACCGGCCCGCGCCGGACGCCGGTACGAGGGGGGACGGTCATGCCGCGCGCAGTGGGAATCGACCTGGGCACCACCAACTCGGTCATCGCCGCGGTCTCGGGGGGCCGGCCCACGGTCGTACCGAACCTGACCGGGTCGCGGACCACTCCCTCCGTGGTGGCGTTCACCGAGGCCGGCGCCCTGCTGGTGGGCGACGCCGCCTGCCGGCAGGCGGTGCTCAACCCGCAGGGGACCGTCCACTCCGCCAAACGTTTCGCCGGACGGCGTTACGACGAGGTCGGTCGGGAAGCGGCCGAAGTGGCCTTTGGCGTGGTCGGTGACGGCGGTCTGGCCCGGTTCGACGTCAACGGCCGCCGGTACGCTC
Proteins encoded:
- a CDS encoding S8 family peptidase; translation: MTQPDDWDSRTLIALAGRPRAAPGLAAVLREVAFRYGDRLGDAERADRDGEPQWHHRVRQALDRLRAANLVTGGRTWSLTDAGRARATLLAGHRASAVPAPDGPPATVGNGAPGPDSPAPLAAPGVITDPLRAVTGRQRLGFPLGPDEPVPVLVAVNLHFAGGPQRATEQLAGLWFRVTAGRHPRPLAGEYVVGELSVNQMKRLVAADTVIGDPHQRSVHRIWPDFPVRPQIDVSAATIKADAARRTFNATGERIVWAVVDSGIDARHPHFASYATLSAPEVRDLHRSFPPGARPRSHDALTDDSGHGTHVAGIIAGGVDDWVRRHPQRTVRVIEHRYDIDDPAVPVPVSRPVVDPASMVGVAPLARLVSLKVLHGGGDLTERVSRVIAALAYVREVNARSDRVMRIHGVNLSVGYEFDPEWFACGQSPLCREVDKLVRSGVVVVTAAGNSGYGAVGAPFGVPSQFTLGATINDPGNAERAITVGSTHRDMPHTYGVSYFSSKGPTGDGRRKPDLVAPGERIVSCAAGARLATTQAGGPDPRTAVYLEESGTSVAAPHVSGAVAAFLSVRREFIGQPERIKQILLDTAVPLGRDRRYQGHGLVDLMRALQSV
- a CDS encoding methyltransferase domain-containing protein; the encoded protein is MHDGYLTTTASDLLAADPRLRDLDVEVRFDGGVAHVTGDVADEAALRRVREAIGRLAGVHGVWDRVRIAGAEPVILDIGCGDGPQYPGNIGLDQRPGKAVAVVADLRDGLPMRDDAADQIFAVHVLEHLTDYLRLIDECHRVLRPGGVLHVLSPWWRHVNAVADPTHLRFFDLQTIKGICQQPGAAGRWYPQHASCDGATVFADLVAARPNDPEPSPGHLARFFD
- a CDS encoding DUF2795 domain-containing protein; this encodes MTDAPRLPDYVDGLDFPLSREDLVRRAQELGADTALLQALRALPAERFVNAEQLLAEIGPPG